Proteins encoded together in one Labrus mixtus chromosome 18, fLabMix1.1, whole genome shotgun sequence window:
- the LOC132993235 gene encoding gap junction delta-2 protein — protein MGEWTILERLLEAAVQQHSTMIGRILLTVVVIFRILIVAIVGETVYDDEQTMFVCNTLQPGCNQACYDKAFPISHIRYWVFQIIMVCTPSLCFITYSVHQSAKQKERRYSTVYLTLDKDQDSLKRDESKKIKNTIVNGVLQNTENSTKEAEPDCLEVKEIPNSAMRTSKSKLRRQEGISRFYIIQVVFRNALEIGFLVGQYFLYGFNVPSVYECDRYPCIKDVECYVSRPTEKTVFLVFMFAVSGFCVVLNLAELNHLGWRKIKTAVRGVQARRKSIYEIRNKDLPRMSVPNFGRTQSSDSAYV, from the exons ATGGGGGAATGGACTATACTAGAGAGGCTCCTGGAGGCTGCTGTCCAGCAGCACTCTACTATGATAGGAAG GATCCTACTAACAGTGGTGGTCATCTTCCGGATTCTAATCGTAGCAATAGTTGGAGAGACTGTCTATGATGACGAGCAgaccatgtttgtttgtaacaCCTTACAGCCGGGCTGCAACCAGGCATGCTACGACAAGGCATTCCCCATTTCACACATTAGATATTGGGTTTTTCAAATCATCATGGTGTGCACCCCGAGTCTTTGTTTCATCACGTACTCGGTGCATCAGTCGGCCAAGCAGAAGGAGCGGCGCTACTCGACGGTCTATCTGACGCTGGATAAGGATCAAGATTCACTGAAGCGCGACGAGAGCAAAAAGATAAAGAACACCATTGTTAACGGAGTACTTCAGAACACGGAGAACTCCACCAAAGAAGCCGAGCCGGACTGTTTGGAAGTCAAAGAGATCCCTAATTCTGCAATGAGAACTTCAAAGTCCAAACTGCGGCGGCAGGAGGGCATCTCCAGGTTTTACATCATCCAGGTGGTGTTCAGAAACGCGCTGGAAATTGGCTTTTTGGTGGGTCAGTACTTCCTGTATGGATTCAACGTCCCGTCCGTGTACGAATGTGACCGCTACCCATGCATCAAAGACGTCGAGTGCTACGTGTCCAGACCCACGGAGAAGACCGTGTTCCTGGTCTTCATGTTCGCGGTGAGTGGGTTTTGCGTGGTGCTCAACCTGGCAGAACTCAATCACTTGGGGTGGAGGAAAATCAAAACGGCCGTGCGAGGTGTGCAGGCCCGGCGGAAGTCCATTTACGAGATCAGAAACAAGGACTTGCCGAGGATGAGTGTGCCCAATTTCGGACGCACTCAGTCCAGTGACTCTGCGTATGTGtag